In Myxococcus stipitatus, the following are encoded in one genomic region:
- a CDS encoding SGNH/GDSL hydrolase family protein, with protein sequence MQNRFTRWLVVLAFLSTGAAASGQDAGPSTGTERPAPPPPTAAASPAPPATERSRSVLLLGDSLIATGFGDYLLARLEAHPEIRASRRARSSTGLARPDFFDWMEVGEEEVKRHQPEVVVVILGGNDGQSLLERSGGKPIHWGKPEWEDAYRRRIESFASVIAAPGRKIIWLELPATGLKRFEQKLGLIRGLQREVISSRADARYVDTREYFTDAKGKALNHAHVEGFRKPMKLRMSDGVHFTIAGGRYFASKVYPEVLGALGLSRG encoded by the coding sequence ATGCAGAACCGTTTCACGCGTTGGCTCGTCGTCCTTGCTTTCCTCTCCACTGGGGCCGCCGCGTCGGGCCAGGATGCGGGTCCCTCGACGGGAACCGAGCGTCCCGCCCCTCCGCCTCCCACCGCCGCCGCGAGTCCCGCGCCCCCCGCGACGGAGCGTTCCCGCTCCGTGCTGCTGCTGGGAGACAGCCTCATCGCCACGGGGTTTGGTGACTACCTGTTGGCTCGGCTGGAGGCGCATCCGGAGATTCGCGCGTCACGCCGCGCCCGCTCTTCCACGGGCCTGGCCCGCCCCGACTTCTTCGATTGGATGGAGGTGGGCGAGGAAGAGGTGAAGCGGCACCAGCCCGAGGTGGTGGTGGTCATCCTCGGGGGAAATGACGGGCAGTCGCTCCTGGAGCGCAGCGGGGGCAAGCCCATCCACTGGGGCAAGCCCGAGTGGGAGGACGCCTATCGCCGCCGCATCGAGTCGTTCGCGAGTGTCATCGCCGCGCCGGGGCGCAAGATCATCTGGCTGGAGCTTCCGGCGACAGGGCTGAAGCGCTTCGAGCAGAAGCTCGGGCTCATCCGGGGACTTCAGCGCGAGGTCATCAGCTCTCGCGCGGACGCGCGCTACGTCGACACGCGTGAGTACTTCACCGACGCGAAGGGGAAGGCGCTGAACCACGCGCACGTCGAGGGCTTCCGCAAGCCGATGAAGCTGCGCATGAGCGACGGCGTTCACTTCACCATCGCGGGGGGCCGCTACTTCGCGAGCAAGGTCTATCCCGAGGTGTTGGGCGCGCTGGGACTGTCGCGAGGATAG
- a CDS encoding Spx/MgsR family RNA polymerase-binding regulatory protein, producing the protein MSNDVLVLSYSGCSTCKKALKWLEARGVPHHVRPIVDTPPTVAELEQWIPRSGVSVRKWLNTSGQSYRAMGKAKVDAASEAELRAWLAADGKLVKRPVVVTPTTVLVGFQEEAWERVFSSRG; encoded by the coding sequence ATGTCGAACGACGTCCTCGTCCTCTCCTACTCGGGCTGTTCCACCTGCAAGAAGGCGCTGAAGTGGCTGGAGGCGCGGGGTGTGCCCCACCACGTTCGTCCCATCGTCGACACGCCGCCGACTGTCGCGGAGTTGGAGCAATGGATACCCCGCAGCGGGGTGTCTGTCCGGAAGTGGCTCAACACCAGCGGGCAGAGCTACCGCGCCATGGGCAAGGCCAAGGTCGACGCCGCGAGCGAGGCCGAGCTGCGCGCGTGGCTCGCCGCGGACGGAAAGCTGGTCAAGCGGCCCGTCGTCGTCACGCCCACCACCGTCCTCGTCGGCTTCCAGGAAGAGGCGTGGGAGCGCGTCTTCTCCTCACGCGGCTGA
- a CDS encoding right-handed parallel beta-helix repeat-containing protein — MDLSASKSVQGLWLTLLLGMFAAACSSTPDKPGNEADAGQPDAGPSSGGDGGPVVEVPDGGGTVVTDTLSGTLTERGSPYRVVGDARGIVRIPKGQVLTVEPGVILDFVGTPRVTLADVEAPDSVMNNQDGRVELQVYGGIQVHGTADKPVAFTSSNPHGWWGMNFFGDQSVGDGHPVFEHMIFERVRKVNYNGDRDRTRGALWAYYPGPVTITDSVFRDNESSAKCGALDLMFTVGSRVENTLFENNRTSDIDRFAVEGSSSMAGGGALCVTHGRDSVIRGNTFRNNRLEAFRGALRSQLVPRPLLAWPNAQNIRDLGGGGALHYFQPNNDLVEKNRFEGNVVTRGPAAAIYLEDMGTRALTLRGNEFIGNQAGAGAVVVCNRGSGAVELVVTPDNVFTNNTVNGAQAPNVSGDCDTATR; from the coding sequence ATGGACCTGTCCGCCTCCAAGTCTGTCCAGGGTCTCTGGTTGACCCTCCTGCTGGGGATGTTCGCCGCCGCGTGTTCCTCCACCCCCGACAAGCCCGGCAACGAGGCCGACGCGGGCCAGCCCGATGCGGGACCTTCGAGCGGAGGTGATGGAGGCCCCGTCGTTGAAGTACCCGATGGCGGCGGCACCGTCGTCACCGACACGCTGTCGGGGACGCTGACGGAGCGCGGCTCGCCCTACCGTGTCGTGGGGGATGCGCGCGGCATCGTCCGCATCCCCAAGGGCCAGGTGCTCACGGTGGAGCCGGGCGTCATCCTGGACTTCGTGGGCACGCCGCGCGTGACGTTGGCCGACGTGGAGGCGCCCGACAGTGTCATGAACAACCAGGACGGCCGCGTGGAGCTTCAGGTGTACGGCGGCATCCAGGTGCATGGCACGGCGGACAAGCCCGTGGCCTTCACCTCCAGCAATCCCCATGGCTGGTGGGGGATGAACTTCTTCGGCGACCAATCCGTGGGAGACGGGCACCCCGTCTTCGAGCACATGATTTTCGAGCGCGTGCGCAAGGTGAACTACAACGGCGACCGGGACCGGACGCGCGGCGCGCTGTGGGCCTACTACCCGGGGCCGGTGACCATCACCGACTCGGTGTTCCGCGACAACGAGTCCTCCGCGAAGTGCGGCGCGTTGGACCTGATGTTCACCGTGGGCTCGCGCGTGGAGAACACGCTGTTCGAGAACAACCGCACGTCGGACATCGACCGCTTCGCCGTCGAAGGCTCGTCTTCCATGGCGGGCGGTGGCGCGCTGTGCGTGACACACGGGCGCGACTCGGTGATTCGCGGCAACACCTTCCGCAACAACCGCCTGGAGGCCTTCCGGGGCGCGCTGCGCAGCCAGCTTGTGCCCCGTCCGCTCCTCGCGTGGCCCAACGCGCAGAACATCCGCGACCTGGGCGGCGGCGGAGCGCTGCACTACTTCCAGCCGAACAACGACCTCGTCGAGAAGAACCGCTTCGAGGGCAACGTCGTGACGCGGGGCCCGGCCGCCGCCATCTACCTGGAGGACATGGGCACGCGCGCGCTCACGCTGCGAGGCAACGAGTTCATCGGCAATCAGGCGGGGGCGGGCGCCGTGGTGGTGTGCAACCGCGGCAGCGGCGCGGTGGAGCTGGTGGTGACGCCCGACAACGTCTTCACCAACAACACGGTGAATGGCGCCCAGGCGCCCAACGTGTCCGGAGACTGCGACACCGCGACGCGGTAG
- a CDS encoding LysR family transcriptional regulator — MNVTLEQARALEALSRHGTFAAAAQALGKGHTAVLYTLRTLEAQTELELLDRRGYRTRLTPAGERVLEHCRKLLAAERELEATCAEIRAGWEPTLRIVFDGVFPAEPLLRVVKALRAEGAGTRFHVSSEFLAGVEAAFVRDEADLMVSVLPPSLPGLRSYALPELKALLVAHRSHPLARRRRGTIQEEELSEHLLLTVRGSDPRLQLSTVSLELRSTVHLNDFAAKKAAILEGLGYGWLPEHLASRELRRGELKLLKPSSGATHAFLPKLHHRTGVRLGRAARRVVKALTGTEPPQ; from the coding sequence ATGAACGTCACCCTGGAGCAGGCCCGGGCCCTGGAAGCACTGTCCCGTCACGGCACCTTCGCCGCGGCCGCCCAGGCGTTGGGCAAGGGCCACACGGCGGTGCTCTACACGCTGCGGACGCTGGAGGCCCAGACGGAGCTGGAGCTGCTGGACCGGCGCGGCTACCGGACGCGGCTGACGCCCGCGGGAGAGCGCGTGCTGGAGCACTGCCGCAAGCTCCTGGCGGCGGAGCGGGAGCTGGAGGCCACGTGCGCGGAGATTCGCGCGGGCTGGGAGCCCACGCTGCGCATCGTGTTCGACGGTGTCTTCCCCGCAGAGCCGCTGCTACGCGTGGTGAAGGCTTTGAGGGCGGAGGGTGCGGGTACGCGGTTCCATGTGTCGTCGGAGTTCCTGGCGGGCGTGGAGGCCGCGTTCGTGCGGGACGAGGCGGACCTGATGGTGTCGGTGCTGCCACCGTCGCTGCCGGGGCTGCGCAGCTACGCGTTGCCGGAGCTCAAGGCGCTGCTGGTGGCCCACCGCTCCCATCCGCTGGCGCGCCGGCGGCGCGGCACCATCCAGGAGGAGGAGCTGTCCGAGCACCTGCTGCTCACCGTGCGCGGCTCGGACCCGAGGCTCCAGCTCAGCACCGTGTCCCTGGAGCTGCGCTCCACCGTGCACCTCAACGACTTCGCGGCGAAGAAGGCCGCCATCCTGGAGGGGCTGGGCTACGGCTGGCTTCCGGAGCACCTGGCCTCGAGGGAGCTGCGCCGCGGAGAGCTCAAGCTGCTCAAGCCCTCGAGCGGCGCCACCCATGCCTTCCTCCCCAAGCTGCACCACCGCACGGGCGTGAGGCTGGGCCGCGCCGCCCGCCGCGTGGTGAAGGCGCTCACCGGGACGGAGCCGCCCCAGTGA
- a CDS encoding outer membrane beta-barrel protein, with protein MTGRLSWALAAALALGSAGASAEEVQEKTYSAPTGLQLTVGLGFQAGAGYVYKNSQRLDRSIGDVKLADAANGAVPVLVELGYRVSPHWLVGAYGSYSYIITKESPLTCPSGWECSASQLRFGPHIQYHFSPTASFDPFVGVGFGMVILSNKNSGTVQVPTPQGVVNAKLELDSTTRGPEFVNVTVGGKWRLGHSLSFGPYLTGTYASYTARSGTTTTTLPSPLPTTTTPLPYADDGPYGLIMLGVRGSWNI; from the coding sequence ATGACGGGACGGCTGAGTTGGGCCCTTGCAGCAGCGCTCGCACTGGGTTCGGCGGGCGCGAGCGCGGAAGAAGTGCAGGAGAAGACCTACAGCGCACCCACGGGTTTGCAGCTCACGGTGGGTTTGGGATTCCAGGCGGGGGCTGGCTACGTCTACAAGAACAGCCAGCGGTTGGACCGCAGCATCGGCGACGTGAAGCTCGCTGACGCGGCCAACGGCGCGGTGCCCGTGTTGGTGGAGCTGGGCTATCGCGTGTCGCCCCACTGGCTCGTGGGCGCGTACGGCAGCTATTCGTACATCATCACGAAGGAGAGCCCGCTCACCTGCCCCAGTGGCTGGGAGTGCTCGGCGTCGCAGCTTCGCTTCGGTCCCCACATCCAGTACCACTTCTCGCCCACCGCCTCGTTCGACCCGTTCGTCGGCGTGGGCTTCGGCATGGTGATTCTGTCGAACAAGAACTCGGGCACGGTGCAGGTCCCGACGCCTCAAGGTGTCGTCAACGCGAAGCTGGAGCTGGACAGCACGACGCGTGGCCCCGAGTTCGTCAACGTCACCGTGGGTGGCAAGTGGAGGCTGGGACACTCGCTGTCGTTCGGTCCGTATCTCACGGGAACCTACGCGAGCTACACCGCGCGCTCGGGCACCACCACCACCACGCTGCCCTCGCCGCTTCCCACCACGACGACGCCGCTGCCGTACGCGGATGACGGCCCGTACGGCCTCATCATGCTGGGTGTCCGAGGCAGCTGGAACATCTGA
- a CDS encoding SBBP repeat-containing protein yields the protein MFRKWWCGVASAVSLLGALPASAQSLSPPVWQQQLGSAGDELALAVATVGGAVYLAGHTDGQLGEEASWGGQDVFVAKHDAADGSLQWVRHVGTAMNDRALAVTADLEGNVYVAGHTWGSFLPYLNAGGSDFFVLKLDTTGALKWVRQFGTNTDDFATGLAVTHRAEQHGLFLSGYSLGRLDGSPTPGNYDVVVAKLDTGGNPYWMRQFGSNRNDVALGVALNAAEDVYLVGHTTGSLDGATLPGNTVDLFVAKYNVRGEEQWLRQLGSGSDEYGTGIAVDEDGSAYVSGYTYGALAGNTRVGMYDAVLAKYDAAGALQWVRQPGTTTTDYGQGVAVGMQGEIHLVGHTSGALDGNVALGGSDVFLTTYDVSGQWVGTRQVGTSTLDRGQAVAVGDDGAVYVAGYTWGSLPGNVSAGAYDALLMRF from the coding sequence ATGTTTCGGAAGTGGTGGTGTGGAGTCGCGAGCGCGGTATCCCTGCTAGGAGCGCTGCCCGCGAGTGCCCAATCCCTGTCGCCGCCGGTCTGGCAGCAGCAACTGGGAAGCGCTGGCGACGAGCTGGCCCTGGCGGTCGCCACCGTGGGCGGCGCCGTCTACCTGGCGGGGCACACCGACGGGCAACTGGGCGAGGAGGCCTCCTGGGGTGGCCAGGATGTCTTCGTCGCGAAGCACGACGCGGCGGACGGCTCGCTCCAGTGGGTGCGCCACGTCGGCACGGCGATGAATGACCGCGCGCTCGCGGTGACGGCGGACCTGGAGGGCAACGTCTACGTCGCGGGCCACACGTGGGGCAGCTTCCTGCCGTACCTCAACGCGGGAGGCTCCGACTTCTTCGTGCTGAAGCTGGACACGACGGGCGCGTTGAAGTGGGTGCGGCAGTTCGGGACGAACACGGATGACTTCGCCACGGGGCTGGCCGTCACGCACCGCGCGGAGCAGCACGGGCTGTTCCTCTCCGGCTATTCGCTGGGCCGGTTGGATGGTTCGCCCACGCCGGGCAACTACGACGTGGTGGTGGCCAAGCTGGACACGGGCGGCAATCCCTACTGGATGCGGCAGTTCGGCTCGAACCGGAACGACGTCGCGCTGGGCGTGGCGCTGAACGCGGCCGAGGATGTGTATCTCGTGGGCCACACGACGGGCAGCCTGGATGGCGCCACGCTTCCGGGCAACACCGTGGACCTCTTCGTGGCGAAGTACAACGTGCGCGGCGAGGAACAGTGGCTGCGCCAGCTGGGCTCGGGAAGCGACGAGTACGGCACGGGCATCGCGGTGGACGAGGACGGCTCCGCCTACGTCTCCGGCTACACGTATGGCGCGCTCGCGGGGAACACGCGCGTGGGCATGTATGACGCCGTGCTGGCGAAGTACGACGCGGCGGGTGCCCTCCAGTGGGTGCGGCAGCCGGGCACCACCACCACCGACTACGGGCAAGGTGTGGCGGTGGGCATGCAAGGGGAGATTCACCTCGTGGGCCACACCTCGGGGGCGTTGGACGGAAACGTGGCGCTGGGTGGCAGCGACGTGTTCCTCACGACGTATGACGTGTCGGGGCAGTGGGTGGGAACGCGGCAGGTGGGCACCAGCACCCTGGACCGCGGACAGGCGGTGGCCGTGGGCGACGATGGGGCCGTGTACGTGGCGGGCTACACCTGGGGCAGCCTGCCCGGAAATGTCAGCGCGGGTGCCTACGACGCCCTGCTCATGCGCTTTTGA
- the rpiA gene encoding ribose-5-phosphate isomerase RpiA encodes MEHDSASRVARYKREAAEAAVDRFFQPGMRVGLGSGSTAAFAVRRLAALRAEGRLLDVSGVPTSRATEALARELGVPLTTLEEHPTLDVTIDGADEVAPDLSVIKGGGGALLREKIVAQASVRVVIIADVTKLSPRLGTHWPVPVEVLPFGWRSQQLFLESLGARVVPRMRADGTPDVTDQGNRVLDCAWGPIDAPETLAARMEARAGIVEHGLFLRVATDLVVAGPGGVEHRARPS; translated from the coding sequence ATGGAGCACGACTCGGCCTCGCGGGTGGCGCGTTACAAACGCGAGGCCGCGGAGGCGGCGGTGGACCGCTTCTTCCAGCCCGGGATGCGTGTGGGATTGGGCTCGGGCAGCACCGCGGCCTTCGCGGTGCGCCGGCTGGCGGCGCTGCGCGCGGAGGGGCGGCTGCTCGATGTGTCGGGGGTTCCCACGTCGCGCGCCACCGAGGCGCTCGCGCGGGAGTTGGGGGTTCCTCTCACCACGCTGGAGGAGCACCCCACCCTGGACGTCACCATCGACGGCGCGGATGAAGTGGCGCCGGACCTCTCCGTCATCAAAGGGGGCGGCGGCGCGTTGCTCCGCGAGAAGATTGTCGCGCAGGCCAGCGTGCGCGTCGTCATCATCGCGGACGTGACGAAGTTGTCACCCAGGTTGGGCACCCACTGGCCCGTGCCGGTGGAGGTGCTGCCGTTCGGTTGGCGCTCGCAGCAGCTCTTCCTCGAATCGCTGGGCGCGCGTGTGGTGCCTCGCATGCGCGCGGATGGAACCCCTGACGTCACGGACCAGGGCAACCGGGTGCTCGACTGCGCGTGGGGACCCATCGACGCACCGGAGACGTTGGCCGCGCGCATGGAGGCGCGCGCGGGCATCGTGGAGCATGGGCTCTTCTTGCGTGTGGCCACGGACCTCGTGGTGGCGGGGCCCGGAGGTGTCGAGCATCGCGCTCGTCCATCGTGA
- a CDS encoding DUF1592 domain-containing protein encodes MRRLTRAEYDNSVFTVVKNPTAVPMAQLLAPEDAILGFTTHDRLQVTSLLADQLDTIADQNWAPVALGNLASEYECAASIAEEDCARSFIKALGARAFRREVLPEEEADLLALWRAVRKEAEPKKAAEYVIQAVLTSASFLYRTELGESGGKAGQVVWLTQREIASALSFAITGGPPDAELLAAADSDKLVSADARETHARRLLKTKASQVYLERFIVEWLGLSGLASINKNNQVFPDFSAAFKDSSSRETMTFINHVVTNEAASVKELLSANYTFADGRMSEFYGTSSTPDGTLGRVPLPANRVGILTHASVLTTYSLFDSSSPIRRGKFVLTRLLCREVPPPPPSIIIIPPAVRPDSTTRARFAAHTDNPTCAGCHRQLDPIGFGMEDYDGLGKYRTKENGLDVDASGSIEHANGKFSFKGGAELARFLSSSEDVADCVPLQLFRYVMGRDEDTVDAATLADMRTRFRADPKLKLGDALVGLVRSPYFVHRRNP; translated from the coding sequence GTGAGGCGGCTCACGCGCGCGGAATACGACAACAGTGTCTTTACCGTCGTGAAGAACCCCACGGCGGTGCCCATGGCGCAATTGCTGGCGCCCGAAGACGCCATCCTGGGCTTCACCACGCACGACCGCTTGCAGGTGACGTCGCTGCTGGCGGACCAACTCGACACCATCGCCGACCAGAACTGGGCGCCCGTCGCGCTCGGCAACCTGGCCAGCGAATATGAATGCGCCGCGAGCATCGCCGAGGAGGACTGCGCCCGCTCCTTCATCAAGGCGCTGGGCGCGCGGGCCTTCCGGCGCGAGGTTCTGCCGGAGGAGGAGGCGGACCTGCTCGCGCTGTGGCGGGCGGTGCGCAAGGAGGCGGAGCCGAAGAAGGCCGCCGAGTACGTCATCCAGGCCGTGCTGACGTCGGCGTCGTTCCTCTACCGCACGGAGCTGGGCGAGTCCGGTGGCAAGGCCGGCCAGGTGGTGTGGTTGACGCAGCGGGAGATCGCCTCCGCGCTGTCGTTCGCCATCACCGGTGGGCCTCCCGACGCGGAGCTGCTCGCGGCGGCCGACTCGGACAAGCTCGTGTCGGCGGACGCGCGCGAGACGCACGCTCGGCGCCTGCTGAAGACGAAGGCGTCCCAGGTCTACCTGGAGCGCTTCATCGTCGAGTGGCTGGGGCTGTCCGGCCTGGCCAGCATCAACAAGAACAACCAGGTGTTCCCTGACTTCAGCGCGGCCTTCAAGGACTCGAGCTCCAGGGAGACGATGACGTTCATCAACCACGTCGTCACCAACGAAGCGGCCTCCGTGAAGGAGCTCCTGAGCGCGAACTACACGTTCGCGGACGGGCGCATGTCGGAGTTCTATGGCACGTCCTCCACCCCGGACGGCACGTTGGGCCGCGTGCCGCTGCCGGCCAACCGGGTGGGCATCCTCACCCATGCGAGCGTGCTGACGACCTACTCGCTGTTCGACTCCAGCTCGCCCATCCGCCGCGGCAAGTTCGTCCTCACGCGCCTGTTGTGCCGCGAAGTCCCGCCGCCCCCGCCGTCCATCATCATCATCCCGCCCGCCGTCCGGCCGGACAGCACCACACGCGCGCGCTTCGCCGCGCACACCGACAACCCCACGTGCGCGGGTTGCCACCGGCAACTGGACCCCATCGGCTTCGGCATGGAGGACTACGACGGGCTCGGCAAGTACCGCACGAAGGAGAACGGGCTGGACGTGGATGCCAGCGGCTCCATCGAGCACGCCAACGGCAAGTTCTCCTTCAAGGGGGGCGCGGAGCTCGCGCGGTTCCTCTCGAGCAGCGAGGACGTGGCCGACTGCGTGCCCTTGCAGCTCTTCCGCTACGTCATGGGCCGGGACGAGGACACCGTGGACGCGGCCACGCTCGCGGACATGCGCACGCGCTTCCGCGCGGACCCGAAGCTGAAGCTGGGCGATGCCTTGGTGGGCCTCGTCCGCTCCCCGTATTTCGTCCACCGGCGCAACCCCTGA
- a CDS encoding DUF1552 domain-containing protein — protein sequence MLRELSRRALLQTLAGSAAALPLANLLGTTDAYAQGTAPPMRFIAIFTPHGCLPDYWNPQGEGEGFSLTFPNSMLEPLNAHRSKLLVLDGLDYQVLYEHGLTGHEGGPLTFLTGSKVNTASGDDLPENASLDQVLAAQAHIGGATKFRSIQLNAWEQFGGQHVYNSISFTANGGRVPFERNPAGAFSRLFGTAPSPTTDPVEAERAVGHRRSLLDFLVKDATRLRDKLAGAERQKLETHLESLRDIERRLGALSLTPNLAPVVPAQAEVACAGGSGPPNYDVGQLGNLSNMPTLTKLHMDVIVRAFACDLTRVVTLTIPGPSMPWLGINEDTHNDLAHRLDVTDPALRADIQGKMVKVQRWYAEQVAYLMTGLASIPEGSGTALDNTLILWGNELGDAAGHMNVRVPTVLAGGAAGKFRMGRFLRLRPRNSNPLNGWSGPGTRMSGAIAHNKLLVSIAQAFGVNVNTFGHPDFQGPLSGLT from the coding sequence ATGCTTCGAGAACTTTCACGACGCGCACTTCTCCAGACCCTGGCGGGCTCAGCGGCCGCGCTGCCCCTGGCCAACCTCCTGGGCACCACCGATGCGTATGCGCAGGGCACCGCGCCCCCCATGCGCTTCATCGCCATCTTCACGCCGCACGGGTGCTTGCCGGATTACTGGAACCCTCAAGGGGAGGGCGAGGGCTTCTCGCTCACGTTCCCCAACTCCATGTTGGAGCCCCTCAACGCCCACCGCTCCAAGCTGCTGGTGTTGGACGGCCTGGACTACCAGGTGCTCTATGAGCACGGCCTGACCGGCCACGAAGGCGGCCCCCTGACGTTCCTCACCGGCAGCAAGGTCAACACCGCCAGCGGCGATGACCTGCCGGAGAACGCCTCGCTCGACCAGGTGCTGGCCGCGCAAGCGCACATCGGTGGCGCCACGAAGTTCCGCTCCATCCAGCTCAATGCGTGGGAGCAGTTCGGCGGGCAGCACGTCTACAACAGCATCAGCTTCACCGCGAACGGCGGGCGCGTGCCCTTCGAGCGCAACCCGGCGGGTGCCTTCTCGCGTTTGTTCGGCACCGCTCCCTCGCCCACGACGGACCCGGTGGAGGCGGAGCGCGCCGTGGGTCACCGCCGGAGCCTGTTGGACTTCCTGGTCAAGGACGCCACCCGGCTGCGCGACAAGCTGGCGGGCGCGGAGCGGCAGAAGCTGGAGACCCACCTGGAGTCGCTGCGCGACATCGAGCGGCGTCTGGGCGCGCTCAGCCTGACGCCCAACCTGGCGCCCGTCGTGCCCGCGCAGGCGGAGGTGGCGTGCGCGGGGGGCTCGGGGCCGCCGAACTACGACGTGGGGCAGTTGGGCAACCTGTCGAACATGCCGACGCTGACGAAGCTCCACATGGACGTCATCGTCCGTGCGTTCGCGTGTGACTTGACGCGGGTGGTGACGTTGACGATTCCGGGCCCGTCCATGCCGTGGCTCGGCATCAACGAGGACACACACAACGACCTGGCGCATCGGCTGGACGTCACGGACCCCGCGTTGAGGGCGGACATCCAGGGGAAGATGGTGAAGGTGCAGCGCTGGTACGCCGAGCAGGTGGCGTACTTGATGACCGGGCTGGCCTCCATTCCGGAGGGCAGCGGCACCGCGCTGGACAACACCCTCATCCTCTGGGGCAACGAGCTGGGCGATGCGGCGGGCCACATGAACGTGCGTGTGCCCACGGTGCTCGCGGGCGGCGCGGCGGGGAAGTTCCGCATGGGCCGGTTCCTGCGGCTGCGTCCCAGGAACTCCAACCCGCTGAATGGCTGGAGCGGGCCGGGCACGCGGATGTCGGGCGCCATCGCCCACAACAAGCTGCTGGTCTCCATCGCGCAGGCCTTCGGCGTGAATGTGAACACCTTCGGCCATCCGGACTTCCAGGGCCCGCTGTCGGGCCTGACCTGA
- a CDS encoding metal-dependent hydrolase produces MDNLTHGLLGLAVGALRRPDVAPGSPERASPTDRAVLLASVLAAELPDLDTLLASGDAVTVALHAHRGLSHSLFFAPLVALGATLIARACFRGARWRPVLLTSLSSVGFAHLLPDLWTGWGTRVLLPFSDARLSLDWTVVVDPWVTLPLVVGAVVAWRKRALWRRAVLVGFACAMAYVGARVAVWGALTRRVTQTYPQAKAVRVFPAPLSFSAWRYVARLPGPMLAAGDVTLLGAPREARQVPAPEDTLPEDLRDVPTVREALAWARFPVVTVKPVDAGREVHIADLRYHLRGEPTLTFVVRVSPTGAVEDARLERGGSASELLRRWRGDAEEASAPPE; encoded by the coding sequence ATGGACAACCTCACCCACGGGCTTCTTGGATTGGCTGTCGGCGCGCTGCGCCGGCCCGACGTGGCGCCCGGCTCACCGGAGCGCGCGTCACCCACGGACCGCGCGGTGCTCCTGGCGAGCGTGCTGGCCGCCGAGCTGCCGGACCTGGACACGCTCCTGGCGAGCGGTGACGCGGTGACGGTGGCGCTGCACGCGCATCGCGGGCTGTCCCATTCACTCTTCTTCGCGCCCCTCGTCGCGCTGGGGGCCACGCTCATCGCCCGGGCCTGCTTTCGCGGCGCGCGGTGGCGGCCCGTGCTCCTCACCAGCCTGAGCTCGGTGGGGTTCGCGCACCTCTTGCCCGATTTGTGGACGGGCTGGGGGACACGGGTGCTGCTGCCCTTCTCCGACGCGCGCCTCAGCCTGGACTGGACCGTGGTGGTGGACCCGTGGGTGACGCTGCCCCTGGTCGTCGGAGCGGTGGTGGCGTGGCGCAAGCGGGCGCTGTGGCGGCGGGCGGTGCTCGTGGGGTTCGCGTGCGCCATGGCCTATGTGGGCGCACGCGTGGCGGTCTGGGGCGCGCTCACGCGCCGCGTGACGCAGACCTATCCCCAGGCGAAGGCCGTTCGCGTGTTCCCCGCCCCGCTCTCCTTCAGCGCGTGGCGCTACGTGGCGCGGCTGCCCGGCCCCATGCTTGCGGCCGGAGACGTCACCCTGCTCGGGGCGCCACGCGAGGCGCGCCAGGTCCCCGCCCCCGAGGACACGCTGCCAGAGGACTTGCGCGACGTGCCCACCGTGCGCGAGGCCCTGGCGTGGGCACGCTTCCCGGTGGTGACGGTGAAGCCGGTGGACGCGGGCCGGGAGGTGCACATCGCCGACCTGCGCTACCACCTGCGCGGCGAGCCCACGCTCACGTTCGTCGTGAGGGTGAGCCCCACGGGAGCGGTGGAGGATGCCCGGCTGGAGCGAGGCGGCAGCGCCTCCGAACTCCTGCGCCGCTGGCGAGGTGACGCCGAGGAGGCCAGCGCCCCACCTGAGTGA